The Agrobacterium vitis genome has a segment encoding these proteins:
- a CDS encoding phosphatidylserine decarboxylase, translating into MSLFDTIRNTLVPVHKEGYIFVGAFFVGSLVLGWIWEPLFWVGLLLTLWCAYFFRDPERLTPQDDDLVVSPADGRVSMIQMVIPPEELQLSSDPMLRISIFMNVFDVHINRAPVRGAIRQVVYREGSFLNAELDKASTDNERNSLVIDGPRGAIGVVQIAGLVARRILCWSVPGQALGVGERFGLIRFGSRLDVYLPAGAEPRVAVGQRSIGGETVIAEYGSAKGPVISRRS; encoded by the coding sequence ATGTCCTTGTTCGATACGATCCGCAATACCCTCGTCCCCGTGCATAAGGAAGGCTATATTTTTGTCGGCGCTTTCTTCGTCGGGTCGCTGGTGCTCGGATGGATCTGGGAGCCGCTGTTCTGGGTCGGCCTGCTGCTGACACTATGGTGCGCCTATTTCTTCCGCGACCCGGAGCGCCTCACCCCGCAGGATGACGATCTGGTGGTCAGCCCAGCCGATGGCCGCGTGTCGATGATCCAGATGGTCATCCCGCCGGAAGAGTTGCAGCTGTCGAGCGACCCGATGTTACGCATCTCGATCTTCATGAATGTCTTCGATGTCCATATCAATCGCGCCCCGGTACGCGGCGCAATCCGCCAGGTTGTCTACCGCGAAGGCAGTTTCCTGAATGCCGAACTGGACAAGGCCAGCACCGACAATGAGCGCAACTCGCTGGTCATCGACGGCCCGCGCGGCGCCATCGGCGTGGTGCAGATCGCAGGCCTCGTGGCCCGCCGCATCCTGTGCTGGTCGGTGCCGGGCCAGGCGCTCGGGGTTGGCGAACGTTTCGGTCTGATCCGATTTGGTTCGCGACTGGATGTCTACCTCCCAGCCGGCGCCGAGCCCCGCGTCGCGGTTGGCCAGCGTTCGATTGGTGGTGAAACCGTGATCGCAGAATATGGTTCGGCAAAGGGCCCAGTCATCAGCCGCCGCAGCTGA
- a CDS encoding CDP-alcohol phosphatidyltransferase family protein: MNSDTPQHQAHPSQEHEGPKTQADENQPGQQEVNEASRGPRLREIPLRLMIPNLITVLAICAGLTGVRLAFEGRFELAVGMVLVAAFLDGIDGRIARLMKATSKFGAQMDSLADIVNFGVAPGLVLYVYILDQARSFGWIAALIFAISAGLRLARFNVMDERAIKAPWQNAYFVGVPAPAGALLVMLPIYLGFLGVEATPGFAFASSAYTMLIAFLLISRLPVWSGKSEKKVRRDLVLPLTIAVVLYVALLMSFTWEVLSVTVIVYLLSLPFGARAWKRKYGTLTVMEDHDDHHGAGMDRGL, encoded by the coding sequence ATGAACAGCGACACGCCGCAGCATCAGGCACACCCTTCGCAAGAGCATGAGGGACCGAAAACACAGGCGGATGAGAATCAGCCGGGCCAGCAGGAGGTCAACGAGGCTTCACGCGGGCCTCGGCTGCGGGAAATTCCCCTGCGGCTGATGATTCCGAACCTGATTACCGTTTTGGCCATATGCGCCGGTCTGACCGGCGTCCGCCTGGCCTTCGAAGGACGTTTCGAGCTTGCGGTCGGCATGGTGCTGGTCGCCGCTTTTCTCGATGGCATCGACGGACGCATCGCCCGCCTGATGAAAGCCACATCGAAATTCGGCGCACAGATGGACTCGCTTGCCGATATCGTCAATTTCGGCGTGGCGCCCGGTCTGGTTCTGTATGTCTATATTCTGGATCAGGCCCGATCCTTCGGCTGGATCGCCGCGCTGATCTTTGCGATATCAGCAGGCCTGCGGCTTGCCCGCTTCAACGTGATGGACGAGCGCGCCATCAAAGCCCCTTGGCAAAACGCCTATTTCGTCGGCGTTCCGGCACCGGCTGGCGCGCTTCTGGTCATGCTGCCGATCTACCTCGGCTTTCTGGGTGTGGAAGCGACGCCCGGATTTGCCTTTGCGTCCTCAGCCTATACGATGCTGATCGCCTTCCTGCTGATCAGCCGCTTGCCAGTCTGGTCCGGCAAATCTGAAAAAAAGGTCCGCCGCGATCTGGTTCTGCCCCTGACGATCGCCGTGGTGCTTTATGTCGCCCTGCTGATGAGCTTCACCTGGGAAGTGCTGTCGGTGACGGTCATTGTCTATCTCCTCTCCCTGCCCTTCGGCGCCCGTGCCTGGAAGCGGAAATACGGAACCTTGACCGTCATGGAAGACCACGACGACCATCACGGCGCCGGAATGGATCGAGGCCTTTAA
- a CDS encoding SOS response-associated peptidase, with the protein MCGRFALTVTPDEIVEAFGLHELEAFPPRFNIAPTQPILTIGNGEMPVVGSNLPSRRALLVRWGFLPGWVKDPNDFPLLINARSETAEKKVSFRGAMRHRRVLIPASGFYEWYRPAKESGEKPQAYWIRPTQGGIVAFGGLVETFAAADGSEIDTGAILTTSANRSIRAIHDRMPVVIGPEDFERWLDCKRQEPRHVADLLKPAGEDVFEAIPVSDKVNKVANTGPDVQVRVENPMPKAEPKPPSEQLSLF; encoded by the coding sequence ATGTGTGGACGTTTTGCCCTGACCGTGACACCTGACGAGATCGTGGAGGCCTTCGGTCTACACGAACTCGAGGCTTTTCCGCCGAGGTTCAATATTGCTCCAACCCAGCCGATCTTGACGATTGGTAATGGGGAGATGCCGGTGGTGGGCAGCAACCTGCCGAGCAGGCGGGCGCTGCTGGTGCGCTGGGGTTTTCTGCCCGGCTGGGTGAAAGACCCGAATGATTTTCCACTGCTGATCAACGCGCGTTCTGAGACGGCGGAAAAGAAGGTGTCGTTTCGCGGTGCCATGCGCCATCGCCGTGTTTTGATCCCGGCCTCCGGCTTTTACGAATGGTATCGGCCAGCAAAGGAAAGCGGTGAAAAACCGCAGGCTTACTGGATCCGCCCCACCCAGGGCGGTATTGTCGCGTTCGGTGGTCTGGTCGAAACCTTTGCCGCCGCTGATGGATCTGAAATCGATACCGGCGCCATCCTGACCACCAGTGCCAATCGCTCCATTCGAGCGATCCATGACCGCATGCCTGTCGTGATCGGCCCGGAGGATTTCGAGCGTTGGCTGGATTGCAAGCGCCAGGAGCCACGCCACGTGGCTGACCTGTTGAAACCGGCAGGCGAGGACGTGTTCGAAGCCATTCCGGTTTCCGACAAGGTCAACAAGGTCGCCAATACCGGCCCGGATGTGCAGGTCCGCGTCGAAAACCCGATGCCGAAAGCCGAGCCTAAGCCGCCTTCTGAACAGCTATCACTGTTTTGA
- a CDS encoding NUDIX hydrolase yields the protein MTEQPAPAFFAPASSVIVIRQGQLLLVKRSKPPAADLYAFPGGRGEPGETPEETALRELKEETGLSAHAPSLFASYDLYPDPGGPSHHHFRLSVFLVTLDDPAAAAVAQSDAAALGWYSPAEILDLPAPPSVRDCVEKLVVCGKAA from the coding sequence ATGACCGAGCAACCCGCCCCGGCTTTTTTCGCCCCCGCCTCTTCCGTCATCGTCATCCGCCAGGGCCAGTTGCTGCTGGTCAAGCGGTCAAAGCCACCAGCCGCCGATCTCTATGCCTTTCCTGGCGGACGGGGCGAACCTGGCGAAACACCGGAAGAGACCGCCTTGCGCGAACTGAAGGAGGAGACCGGACTATCGGCCCATGCGCCCAGTCTGTTTGCCAGCTACGACCTCTACCCGGACCCGGGCGGTCCCAGTCATCATCACTTCCGGCTTTCTGTTTTCCTCGTCACCCTGGACGATCCAGCGGCGGCAGCGGTCGCCCAAAGCGACGCCGCTGCGCTGGGCTGGTATAGCCCGGCAGAAATCCTGGATCTGCCCGCGCCACCCAGCGTGCGCGACTGCGTGGAAAAGCTGGTGGTGTGCGGTAAAGCAGCGTAA
- a CDS encoding TIGR02301 family protein, whose protein sequence is MTRPILLFPALCTVSVLMAGLAAAASVTPPAKLPGETATPAQEATPYDGQLNRLSEILGTVTYLRNLCAGQPEQEWRAAAEKLIALDAGTEPARKQMLTAAYNRGYRAFAAVHPSCTSAARVAESQYRAEGATLVREMTARFGN, encoded by the coding sequence ATGACCCGACCAATCCTGCTTTTTCCTGCCCTCTGTACCGTGTCCGTCCTTATGGCGGGACTTGCGGCGGCGGCAAGTGTTACGCCTCCAGCAAAGCTGCCCGGGGAGACTGCAACGCCTGCGCAAGAGGCAACGCCCTATGACGGACAGTTGAACCGGCTCTCGGAAATCCTGGGGACCGTGACCTATCTGCGCAATCTCTGCGCGGGCCAGCCGGAGCAGGAATGGCGGGCTGCGGCCGAAAAGCTCATCGCACTCGATGCAGGCACTGAACCGGCCCGCAAACAGATGCTGACAGCCGCCTATAACCGTGGTTATCGGGCCTTTGCCGCAGTGCATCCCTCTTGCACTTCTGCCGCTCGGGTGGCAGAAAGCCAGTATCGTGCTGAAGGCGCAACACTTGTTCGGGAAATGACGGCGCGCTTTGGAAATTAA
- the ygfZ gene encoding CAF17-like 4Fe-4S cluster assembly/insertion protein YgfZ: MPAVFLENRAFLKVAGAEAAHFLNNLLTADLGLIEPGQAAPSALLTPQGKILFDMLVYPLADGYLLEVASDEQEALLRRLTLYKLRAAVTLTPAEFSGVTVIWDNVPAGAFQDRRFAAAGETVWRVPGRVNSAVDDIRLYTALRIKAGVAEAGLDYPLQDAYPHDVLFDLNGGVSFKKGCYVGQEVVSRMHHRKMARRRIAIVSADTALPATGTELRADGKPLGTLGTVLDTIGLAILRIDRAGDAMANGTPILAGDQAVRLHLPAWTGLDFPAASDED, encoded by the coding sequence ATGCCAGCCGTTTTTCTTGAAAACCGGGCTTTTCTAAAGGTCGCTGGAGCAGAGGCCGCGCATTTTCTCAACAATTTGCTGACAGCGGATCTCGGCCTTATCGAACCTGGGCAAGCCGCACCCTCGGCGTTGCTGACACCCCAGGGCAAGATCCTGTTTGACATGCTGGTTTATCCGCTGGCCGATGGTTATCTGCTGGAGGTGGCATCTGACGAGCAGGAGGCCCTGCTGCGCCGCCTGACGCTCTACAAGTTGCGCGCCGCCGTGACCCTAACCCCCGCTGAATTTTCCGGAGTAACGGTTATCTGGGACAACGTGCCGGCCGGAGCTTTTCAGGATCGTCGTTTCGCTGCTGCTGGTGAAACGGTCTGGCGCGTGCCGGGTCGCGTCAACTCGGCTGTGGATGATATCAGGCTTTATACAGCGTTGCGAATCAAGGCCGGGGTGGCCGAAGCGGGGCTCGACTATCCGCTTCAGGATGCCTATCCGCACGACGTATTGTTTGACCTCAATGGCGGCGTCTCCTTCAAGAAAGGCTGCTATGTCGGGCAGGAAGTGGTGTCGCGTATGCATCACCGCAAGATGGCCCGCCGCCGGATCGCCATCGTTTCTGCTGACACAGCCCTGCCTGCAACCGGCACCGAGCTTCGTGCAGATGGTAAGCCACTCGGCACACTCGGCACGGTTTTGGACACCATCGGATTGGCGATCCTGCGTATTGACCGCGCTGGCGATGCGATGGCAAACGGCACGCCTATTCTGGCCGGTGATCAAGCCGTGCGTCTGCACCTGCCCGCCTGGACCGGCCTGGATTTTCCTGCCGCGTCAGACGAGGACTGA
- a CDS encoding YfbR-like 5'-deoxynucleotidase — protein MPAAPPPISARAWQRMLSGRRLDLLDPSPLDVELSDIAHGLARVARWNGQTVGDHAFSVAQHSLVVEEIFRRCNSKYNANDLQMALLHDAPEYVIGDMISPFKAVVGGGYKLVEKRLEAAIHLRFGLPSHPTASLKSLIKKADSIAAYFEATELAGFTSAEAVRIFGQPRHITADMLPLSPMPAIEAQRQFADRFDAIERLREAEKHKKSGPGAP, from the coding sequence ATGCCCGCCGCCCCTCCTCCGATATCGGCGCGGGCTTGGCAGCGGATGCTGTCGGGCCGTCGCCTCGATCTTCTCGATCCTTCGCCGCTTGATGTCGAGCTCTCCGATATTGCCCATGGCCTGGCCCGCGTCGCCCGCTGGAATGGCCAGACGGTTGGCGACCATGCCTTTTCCGTGGCCCAGCACAGCCTTGTGGTTGAAGAGATTTTTCGCCGCTGCAATAGCAAATACAATGCCAACGACCTGCAAATGGCCTTGCTGCACGATGCCCCGGAATATGTGATCGGCGACATGATCTCGCCCTTCAAGGCGGTGGTGGGCGGCGGCTATAAGCTGGTCGAAAAGCGGCTGGAGGCGGCCATCCATCTGCGGTTTGGGTTGCCCTCGCATCCCACGGCCAGCCTGAAAAGCCTGATCAAGAAAGCCGATAGCATCGCCGCCTATTTCGAGGCCACCGAGCTTGCCGGATTTACCAGCGCGGAAGCCGTGCGGATCTTCGGCCAGCCGCGCCATATAACCGCCGACATGCTGCCGCTCAGCCCTATGCCAGCCATTGAAGCGCAGCGGCAATTCGCGGATCGTTTTGACGCCATCGAGCGGCTGCGTGAGGCAGAAAAACACAAAAAATCCGGTCCGGGTGCGCCATGA
- a CDS encoding tyrosine phosphatase family protein, with protein sequence MTYFIVSPLARLAEMAVRHKAKEMISLLAKGQDFHRPAVISPGRHLTLALNDITFAGRGDLIAPQDVHVEQIIHFVKDWNQTAPLLIHCWMGVSRSPAAALIASLALHPEQDEEALALGLRAASPFATPNIRMVEIADTLLSRGGRFVAAMKKLGRGQDADGNAPFVLPILAADPVSSSA encoded by the coding sequence ATGACCTATTTCATCGTCAGTCCGCTGGCCCGCCTTGCCGAGATGGCGGTGCGCCATAAGGCGAAAGAAATGATCAGCCTGCTGGCCAAGGGGCAGGATTTTCATCGCCCCGCAGTGATTTCACCGGGCCGGCACCTGACGCTTGCGCTGAACGATATTACCTTTGCCGGTAGAGGCGACCTCATCGCTCCGCAAGATGTGCATGTGGAACAGATCATTCATTTTGTGAAGGATTGGAACCAGACTGCGCCGCTGCTGATCCATTGCTGGATGGGGGTATCACGCTCTCCAGCCGCGGCCTTGATTGCCAGCCTCGCGCTGCATCCCGAACAGGACGAAGAAGCGCTGGCGCTAGGCTTGCGGGCCGCGTCGCCGTTTGCAACGCCCAATATCAGGATGGTGGAGATTGCCGATACCTTGCTTTCACGCGGGGGGCGCTTCGTTGCGGCGATGAAAAAACTAGGCCGTGGCCAGGATGCCGATGGCAATGCGCCGTTTGTGCTGCCAATTCTAGCAGCCGATCCAGTTTCCAGCTCTGCTTGA
- a CDS encoding EF-hand domain-containing protein, giving the protein MTSVSSASLSSVSSYNVGSTSSLDTNGDGVVSAEEQSSGSTRTQDPTVLSDSAANSTSSQLSSDLMAMELSRGDTTSTDQNATKSIDTDSDGKVTKEEFVNARPEDVSEEDSTKMFEAIDSEDAGYVTEDQMQPDGKMPPPMMMGGMGGMGDMQSLSSMMSGDSSGSEDSMSMDDVFSQMSSVINAYRSAGGTADETDTTGQTAAA; this is encoded by the coding sequence ATGACGAGCGTTTCTTCAGCGTCTCTTTCTTCCGTATCGTCTTACAATGTAGGATCGACATCCAGCCTGGACACCAATGGCGATGGTGTCGTTTCTGCGGAAGAACAATCTTCAGGCTCTACCAGAACTCAGGATCCGACCGTTCTGAGCGACAGTGCCGCCAACAGCACATCCTCGCAGCTTTCCAGTGACCTTATGGCGATGGAACTGTCCCGTGGCGACACGACGTCCACCGACCAGAATGCAACCAAGTCCATCGACACTGATAGCGATGGAAAAGTAACCAAGGAAGAATTTGTCAATGCACGTCCGGAGGATGTGTCTGAGGAAGATTCGACCAAGATGTTCGAGGCCATTGACTCGGAAGATGCTGGCTATGTGACCGAAGACCAGATGCAGCCTGACGGTAAAATGCCCCCTCCGATGATGATGGGCGGTATGGGTGGTATGGGCGACATGCAGAGCCTTAGCAGCATGATGTCCGGTGACAGCAGTGGTAGTGAAGACAGCATGTCCATGGATGATGTGTTCAGCCAGATGAGCTCGGTCATTAATGCCTATCGTTCCGCTGGCGGCACTGCCGACGAAACCGATACGACCGGACAAACCGCCGCTGCCTGA